One Rossellomorea aquimaris DNA window includes the following coding sequences:
- a CDS encoding nucleotide pyrophosphohydrolase, protein MTEIQQLINKINKFRDERNWRQYHNPKDLSISISIEAAELLEDFQWISSKEAIETNKENIREEIADVLIYSLMLCSDLDLDIKEIVEEKLLKNGKKYPID, encoded by the coding sequence TTGACCGAAATTCAACAATTAATCAATAAAATAAACAAATTCCGAGATGAGCGTAACTGGAGACAATATCACAATCCCAAAGACCTTTCTATTTCTATTTCTATTGAAGCAGCCGAACTACTTGAAGACTTTCAATGGATCAGTAGCAAGGAAGCAATAGAAACTAATAAAGAAAACATCCGTGAAGAAATAGCGGATGTCTTAATCTACTCTTTAATGTTGTGTTCTGACCTTGATTTGGATATTAAAGAGATTGTAGAGGAGAAACTCTTAAAGAATGGAAAGAAGTATCCTATTGATTAA
- the yiaA gene encoding inner membrane protein YiaA, translating to MSELNENPLMKNDEKKPKIKVERKEGEPTAAFKGASWAALVIGLSAYLIGLFNAGMELNEKGYYFAVLIFGLYAAVSLQKAVRDKEEDIPVSGIYYGLSWFAVIVAISLMAIGLYNAGSIILSEKGFYGMSFVLSLFAAITIQKNIRDTQVARERD from the coding sequence ATGTCTGAGTTGAATGAAAACCCGTTAATGAAAAATGATGAAAAGAAACCAAAGATCAAGGTGGAAAGAAAAGAAGGGGAACCGACTGCTGCATTTAAAGGGGCAAGTTGGGCAGCTTTGGTAATAGGTCTTTCCGCTTATCTGATCGGCCTGTTCAATGCAGGAATGGAACTGAATGAGAAGGGATATTACTTTGCTGTATTGATATTCGGATTGTATGCAGCTGTATCCCTGCAAAAAGCAGTAAGGGACAAGGAAGAGGATATCCCTGTTTCGGGCATCTATTACGGGCTCAGTTGGTTTGCAGTGATTGTAGCCATTTCCTTGATGGCGATCGGACTTTATAATGCCGGTAGTATCATCTTAAGCGAAAAAGGATTTTATGGTATGTCATTTGTTCTTAGCCTATTTGCGGCTATCACCATTCAGAAAAATATCCGGGATACGCAGGTGGCCAGGGAAAGAGATTAA
- a CDS encoding DEAD/DEAH box helicase, with the protein MELLEYINKKEKQVEELIDSSFFRNQYGQIFAKKMGANFKATYNESTIWGYALFLSSASAKVLTHKESPVCMQGLKVSAELFETFSLMSEEYDKDYAKVLSALCYDLSGFQANSSCILKSLEYKIEENESLDISVNNLFSLVTLLLRKQLQAIKPADMQLMGDSDNEIEYFWRKAISEFSKFQLTGVNGDFYKDLAEAKDLALNLRDATLTTILTLLEFKMHISYHRTTWTVLSEFIEESSEIWEPYLRLLATSPYSDNKLLPPEERLSQSEFWKSQINAINKGVLEDNRGFIIQMPTSAGKTLIAELSILQQIGSNKKCLYIAPFRSLVNEVENSLSSRLSKLGYVVSSLSGSYELNELDQFWLREADVLVATPEKVDFLIRVKPELFDDISLFVFDEGHVLGNLDSRSAQFELLLTRLKRWFTPKHSRFLFISAVMPDADSDEFAKWLINNEQSKIDSPKQYDGHAWQPTRRLIGYFSWIGTNGQVEFNNYVQDIGSRSKKIFIPNFINPLHWKITRGKKKKRVIEKVFPNFTNKSESTAILAYRYLREGSVLIYCATVGRGGGGGVYSVLKAFLKLIDILDNYYDAETHFPKIDDSEALEAAIRWYGEDSIITQCISRGVAPHFGDLADEVRKAVEREYAQKKLKILVATHTLGQGVNLPIKTLLVYSLDIIPNPSERLSVKVRDFWNIVGRSGRAGRETEGQVVFVINSARDRALYNEYSNPLNSERVRSIFTVAMELHREGRISKQALQDIIAEYSEPALMNFLVEEVVDTPDQQLMESFVGDTLFKIQSIDEDSQYVKSILLETANRFWSIEPRERKVVFARTGLTLDSCMKIEETLLSTQNLSMAFDEENEVEFLKLALKCLILCEEMQPKETLKNVSIVGNTKLEPFILSWINGDDLETLRKLWSDSVGEENADLMNVYIEDCLAYRYPWGITSVIFIASYILQRDWTSLSKSILSLPAKIKSGLNDTYALWLKDMGLISRKDCLLLSKSYDGPTDLRSFINWFVNLQVEEINKCGLNSTYGIRNIFNLISKINLNDKTTSNFNKTNYSFNVKGIPYEAERIEVAKLIKVGEKLLLKRQQENEFDSFAIQIFHQDKQLGFVPRGLAKILSFQMDIMGAEIECRVKRKFGSNIQVVTSYKSI; encoded by the coding sequence ATGGAACTCCTTGAATATATTAATAAAAAAGAAAAACAAGTAGAAGAATTGATAGATTCTTCGTTTTTTAGGAACCAGTATGGTCAGATTTTTGCAAAAAAAATGGGGGCAAATTTCAAAGCAACCTATAATGAATCAACAATATGGGGTTATGCATTATTTCTAAGTTCAGCAAGTGCCAAAGTTTTGACTCACAAAGAAAGTCCAGTATGTATGCAAGGACTTAAAGTTTCTGCCGAACTATTTGAAACTTTTTCTTTGATGTCTGAAGAATATGACAAAGATTATGCTAAGGTTTTATCTGCACTTTGCTATGACTTATCAGGTTTTCAAGCTAATTCTTCGTGTATATTAAAATCGCTTGAATATAAAATTGAAGAAAATGAATCATTGGACATAAGTGTAAATAATTTATTCTCATTAGTGACTTTGCTATTAAGGAAGCAACTACAGGCTATTAAACCAGCTGACATGCAACTTATGGGGGATTCTGATAATGAAATTGAATATTTTTGGAGAAAAGCAATTAGTGAATTTAGCAAGTTTCAGTTAACTGGAGTTAATGGCGATTTTTATAAAGATTTAGCGGAAGCAAAGGATTTAGCCCTAAATCTAAGGGATGCGACTCTCACAACTATATTAACATTATTAGAATTTAAAATGCATATTTCTTATCATCGTACAACTTGGACAGTATTATCGGAATTCATTGAAGAGTCATCTGAGATTTGGGAACCATATTTAAGGTTGCTTGCTACAAGTCCTTATTCAGATAATAAACTGCTACCTCCTGAAGAGAGATTATCTCAATCAGAGTTCTGGAAATCCCAAATTAATGCAATAAATAAAGGTGTATTAGAAGATAACAGAGGTTTTATTATTCAAATGCCGACTAGCGCAGGAAAGACCTTAATTGCTGAATTATCCATTTTACAACAGATCGGAAGTAACAAAAAGTGCCTTTATATTGCTCCTTTTCGTTCACTTGTCAATGAGGTGGAAAATAGCTTAAGTAGTCGTTTATCGAAATTAGGCTATGTAGTTTCTAGCCTATCCGGAAGTTATGAGTTGAATGAACTTGATCAATTTTGGTTAAGAGAAGCTGATGTATTAGTTGCTACGCCTGAAAAGGTTGACTTCTTAATCAGAGTAAAGCCTGAGTTATTTGATGATATTTCTCTTTTTGTATTCGATGAGGGACATGTCTTAGGTAATTTAGATAGTAGATCAGCACAATTCGAATTACTTCTCACACGCCTTAAAAGATGGTTTACACCAAAACACAGCAGATTTTTATTTATTTCAGCAGTTATGCCTGATGCTGATAGTGATGAGTTTGCAAAATGGCTAATAAATAATGAACAATCAAAAATAGATTCACCTAAACAATACGATGGTCACGCATGGCAGCCTACAAGAAGGTTAATAGGTTACTTTTCATGGATCGGAACTAATGGCCAAGTTGAATTTAATAATTATGTTCAAGACATAGGTAGTAGATCTAAAAAGATTTTTATTCCGAATTTTATAAACCCTTTACATTGGAAAATCACAAGGGGGAAGAAGAAGAAAAGGGTTATTGAAAAGGTTTTCCCTAATTTTACCAACAAATCCGAATCAACAGCAATTTTAGCGTACCGGTATCTCCGGGAAGGATCAGTACTTATATATTGTGCTACAGTTGGCCGAGGTGGTGGGGGAGGTGTCTATAGCGTATTAAAAGCATTCTTGAAATTAATCGATATCTTAGATAATTATTATGATGCTGAAACGCATTTTCCGAAGATAGATGATAGTGAAGCACTGGAAGCTGCAATTAGGTGGTATGGAGAGGATAGCATAATAACACAATGTATAAGCAGGGGAGTAGCACCTCATTTTGGTGATTTAGCAGATGAAGTAAGAAAAGCTGTCGAAAGAGAATACGCGCAAAAAAAGTTAAAAATACTTGTTGCAACACATACGCTTGGTCAAGGAGTAAATTTACCAATAAAAACTTTACTGGTCTACTCCTTAGATATTATCCCAAACCCTTCTGAACGGTTATCAGTTAAAGTTAGGGATTTTTGGAATATAGTTGGTAGATCTGGTAGAGCAGGGCGAGAGACAGAAGGTCAGGTTGTTTTTGTTATTAATTCTGCAAGGGATAGAGCTTTATATAATGAATACTCCAATCCACTGAATTCTGAGCGCGTTAGAAGTATATTTACTGTTGCAATGGAATTACATCGTGAAGGAAGGATTTCTAAACAAGCTTTACAAGACATTATCGCAGAATACTCTGAACCTGCACTTATGAATTTTCTTGTGGAAGAAGTAGTTGATACTCCAGATCAACAACTAATGGAGTCTTTTGTAGGAGATACCTTATTTAAAATACAATCCATAGATGAAGATTCACAATATGTTAAAAGCATCTTACTTGAAACTGCTAATCGTTTTTGGAGTATTGAACCACGCGAAAGAAAAGTTGTATTTGCGAGAACGGGTTTAACTCTTGATTCATGCATGAAAATTGAAGAAACTTTACTAAGTACTCAAAATCTTAGTATGGCATTTGATGAAGAAAATGAAGTGGAATTTTTAAAGCTAGCATTAAAATGCTTAATATTATGTGAAGAAATGCAACCCAAAGAAACTTTAAAAAACGTTTCAATCGTGGGTAATACCAAGCTCGAACCTTTTATACTTTCGTGGATAAATGGGGATGATTTAGAAACGCTTAGAAAGTTGTGGTCAGATTCTGTTGGAGAAGAAAACGCAGATTTAATGAATGTTTACATAGAAGATTGCCTAGCTTATAGATATCCTTGGGGAATTACATCTGTAATCTTCATTGCATCGTATATATTACAGCGCGATTGGACTAGTCTTAGTAAGAGTATTTTAAGTCTCCCAGCAAAAATAAAAAGTGGATTGAACGATACTTATGCTTTGTGGTTGAAGGATATGGGTTTGATATCTAGAAAAGATTGTTTGCTCTTATCAAAGTCTTATGACGGCCCTACAGATTTACGTTCCTTTATAAATTGGTTTGTGAATCTTCAAGTGGAAGAAATTAATAAGTGTGGGTTAAATTCAACTTACGGAATACGTAATATCTTTAATTTAATATCAAAAATTAATCTAAATGACAAAACCACAAGTAATTTTAATAAGACTAATTATTCCTTCAATGTGAAAGGAATACCGTATGAAGCAGAAAGAATTGAGGTAGCGAAACTTATTAAAGTGGGAGAGAAATTATTATTAAAGAGACAGCAGGAGAATGAATTTGATTCATTTGCAATTCAAATTTTTCACCAAGATAAGCAACTTGGTTTTGTTCCAAGGGGACTAGCTAAGATACTTTCATTTCAAATGGATATTATGGGAGCGGAAATTGAATGCAGAGTCAAAAGGAAATTTGGAAGCAATATACAAGTTGTAACCAGTTATAAATCAATTTAA
- a CDS encoding Hachiman antiphage defense system protein HamA, translated as MIRDWLNHSKRSNHGYKFNIIDVSETEVREEKLFPSWLAGELLIAYKNPEHLKRRYLKRKKDELREYLKNEVFPDLSTVIDKNVRRGDWGEIVSSLFLRDVMNLETALIKLRYKLNRKKSSFGIDVFGVQLDDAGKVRSLCICETKTKITYDKQIGVKAHDSLYINDTSSIITIADFMSTLYFNEGNYDLSDQFDEIVLQKANFPTDHHIFLVHEKSLWNEDIIIELDKFKGLNHGLNFNVLLIDELDELANHCFSLVPDVGEEIVYGTP; from the coding sequence ATGATACGAGACTGGCTTAACCATTCGAAGCGAAGTAATCATGGATATAAATTTAATATAATAGATGTTTCCGAAACAGAAGTGAGAGAAGAAAAGTTATTTCCATCATGGCTTGCTGGGGAACTGCTTATAGCATATAAAAATCCAGAACACTTAAAAAGAAGGTATCTTAAAAGGAAAAAGGATGAATTACGTGAATATTTGAAGAATGAAGTATTCCCTGACTTATCTACGGTAATAGATAAAAATGTTCGACGTGGCGACTGGGGAGAAATTGTTTCAAGTTTATTTTTACGAGATGTTATGAATTTAGAAACTGCATTAATAAAACTAAGGTATAAGCTTAATAGGAAAAAATCTTCTTTTGGTATAGATGTATTTGGTGTTCAACTTGATGACGCTGGAAAGGTCCGTAGCCTCTGTATATGCGAAACAAAGACAAAAATTACATACGATAAACAAATTGGTGTAAAAGCTCATGACTCACTTTATATAAATGATACATCTTCTATTATTACAATTGCAGATTTTATGTCTACTCTCTATTTTAATGAAGGTAATTATGATCTTTCTGATCAATTTGATGAAATAGTGCTACAAAAGGCCAATTTCCCAACTGACCATCATATCTTTTTGGTACATGAAAAGAGTTTATGGAATGAAGATATAATAATAGAACTAGATAAATTCAAAGGACTAAATCACGGACTAAATTTTAATGTTTTACTCATTGACGAACTTGACGAATTAGCAAATCATTGTTTTTCACTAGTACCTGATGTTGGGGAGGAAATTGTTTATGGAACTCCTTGA
- a CDS encoding DUF2075 domain-containing protein produces MNELVFENRDFTQTSDYIVKQVHLNNHPIVYILYNEKKRPSAYIGQTVQATRRLKNHLEDKKRKNLNRSILIGHKKFNQSATYNIESNLINFFIADSYYQLQNVSQTRSREKHNYYEKSFYNEKLFQEIWEKLREEKIVSDTLENLRNKDIYKLSPYKELSPLQLDIKNEILDFCKEHIKLEGNHVITVVGDAGTGKSVLLSSLFNTLQDFSKDSSSLLQGTDNYLLVNNGEMLKTYKNIATSLPNIKKRNLMKPTPFINEKAKSGALADIVLIDEAHLLLTKEDSYNNFNYKNQLDEIIKRSKITIVIFDPKQVLKIKSYWNDSLLEEITKHYSAKTVKLTDQMRMNASPETINWIDHFVAKKILSLPIETDSSFEFKIFKDAESFKTAIGRKNTEVGLSRIVSTFDYLHKKDKKSYIVDEEGINMPWNNTMNNVAWAENPESIREVGSIYTVQGFDLNFVGVVLGPSVSYNEEEDKLVIDPSRYKDTGAFASRSDLSPEKNQEIKEEIILNSINVLMKRGIHGLYIYATDPILRKHLLDLERRGKV; encoded by the coding sequence ATGAATGAATTAGTATTTGAAAACAGAGATTTCACACAGACTTCAGACTATATCGTTAAGCAGGTTCATCTAAATAATCATCCAATCGTCTATATTCTCTATAATGAGAAAAAAAGGCCGTCCGCTTATATCGGACAAACCGTTCAGGCCACTAGAAGGTTAAAAAATCATTTAGAAGATAAAAAACGAAAAAATTTGAACCGCTCTATTTTGATTGGACATAAGAAGTTTAATCAATCAGCCACGTATAATATTGAATCAAATTTGATTAACTTTTTTATTGCCGATAGCTACTATCAACTACAAAATGTTAGTCAGACTAGATCAAGAGAAAAGCACAATTATTATGAGAAATCATTCTATAATGAAAAGCTTTTTCAAGAAATTTGGGAGAAGCTTCGTGAAGAGAAAATTGTGAGTGATACCCTTGAAAATCTTAGGAACAAAGACATTTATAAACTATCACCCTATAAAGAATTGTCACCTCTGCAGCTGGATATTAAAAATGAAATTCTTGATTTCTGTAAAGAACATATCAAGTTAGAAGGCAACCATGTGATTACAGTTGTAGGAGATGCCGGGACAGGTAAAAGTGTTTTATTAAGCTCTTTGTTTAATACTCTTCAGGATTTTTCTAAGGATAGCAGTTCTCTCTTACAAGGAACCGATAATTACTTACTTGTGAATAATGGCGAGATGCTGAAGACATATAAAAATATTGCTACCAGCTTGCCGAATATTAAGAAAAGAAATCTAATGAAGCCAACACCATTCATTAATGAGAAAGCGAAGTCTGGAGCTCTAGCAGATATTGTTCTTATAGATGAAGCCCATCTTCTTTTGACAAAGGAAGATTCTTATAATAACTTCAACTATAAAAATCAATTGGATGAAATCATAAAACGAAGCAAAATTACTATTGTTATCTTTGATCCTAAACAAGTATTGAAAATTAAAAGCTATTGGAACGACAGTTTGCTCGAGGAAATTACAAAACACTATTCTGCCAAAACTGTAAAGTTAACAGACCAAATGAGGATGAATGCCAGTCCTGAAACAATAAATTGGATTGATCACTTTGTCGCCAAAAAAATACTTTCACTTCCGATAGAAACAGACTCATCATTTGAGTTTAAGATTTTCAAAGATGCTGAGTCGTTTAAAACAGCTATTGGAAGGAAAAATACTGAAGTTGGACTATCGCGTATTGTCTCAACCTTTGACTATTTACATAAGAAAGATAAGAAATCGTATATTGTAGATGAAGAAGGAATAAACATGCCCTGGAATAACACAATGAATAATGTGGCTTGGGCTGAGAATCCGGAATCGATTAGAGAAGTCGGTTCTATCTATACTGTGCAAGGCTTTGATCTTAACTTTGTCGGTGTAGTTCTTGGCCCCTCCGTTAGCTATAATGAAGAGGAAGACAAGCTAGTTATTGATCCCTCTAGATATAAAGATACAGGGGCATTTGCTTCACGCTCTGACTTATCACCAGAGAAGAACCAAGAAATTAAGGAAGAAATCATCCTCAATTCCATCAACGTCTTAATGAAGAGAGGAATTCACGGCTTATATATTTATGCTACAGACCCTATATTAAGAAAACATCTATTAGATTTAGAAAGGAGAGGAAAGGTTTGA
- a CDS encoding tRNA-dihydrouridine synthase, whose product MKDNFWHELPRPFFVLAPMEAVTDVVFRHVVSEAARPDVFFTEFTNTESYCHPKGKDSVRGRLTFTADEQPIVAHIWGDKPEYFRETSIGVAKMGFRGIDINMGCPVHNVAANGKGSGLIRRPDVAAEIIQAAKAGGLPVSVKTRLGYTKVEEWHDWLKHLLEQDIVNLSIHLRTKKEMSDVDAHWELIPEIKKLRDEIAPDTLLTINGDIPDRQKGLELAEKYGVDGIMIGRGIFHNPFAFEKEKKEHTSQELLDLLRLQLDLHDKYSEELEPRQFKPLRRFFKIYVRGFRGASELRNRLMESESTDEVRALLDEYADAVKDEEGFSVSK is encoded by the coding sequence ATGAAAGATAATTTTTGGCATGAGTTGCCTCGGCCGTTTTTTGTTCTCGCACCGATGGAAGCCGTGACCGATGTCGTTTTCCGTCATGTTGTGAGTGAAGCGGCGAGGCCTGATGTGTTTTTTACAGAGTTTACGAATACGGAAAGCTACTGCCATCCGAAAGGAAAAGACAGCGTCCGTGGGCGTCTTACTTTCACTGCAGATGAACAGCCGATCGTCGCCCACATTTGGGGAGATAAGCCCGAATATTTCCGTGAAACGAGTATCGGTGTGGCTAAAATGGGCTTTCGCGGAATTGATATCAATATGGGCTGCCCAGTGCACAATGTCGCAGCAAACGGGAAAGGCTCAGGCCTGATCCGCCGCCCGGATGTAGCAGCGGAAATCATCCAGGCAGCCAAAGCGGGAGGACTTCCCGTCAGTGTGAAGACCCGTCTTGGTTATACCAAAGTGGAGGAATGGCACGACTGGCTGAAGCACCTGTTGGAACAGGATATTGTTAATCTGTCCATTCACCTCCGTACCAAAAAGGAAATGAGTGACGTTGATGCTCACTGGGAACTGATTCCGGAGATCAAGAAACTACGTGATGAAATTGCCCCTGATACATTACTAACGATCAACGGCGACATCCCTGACCGCCAAAAGGGACTTGAACTTGCGGAGAAATACGGCGTGGACGGGATTATGATCGGACGAGGGATCTTCCATAACCCGTTCGCTTTCGAAAAAGAGAAGAAAGAGCATACCAGCCAGGAACTGCTCGATCTCCTGCGACTGCAGCTCGATCTTCATGATAAATACTCCGAAGAACTCGAGCCACGGCAATTCAAACCGCTTCGCCGCTTCTTTAAGATTTACGTCCGCGGGTTCCGGGGAGCAAGTGAGCTGAGAAATCGTCTGATGGAATCAGAATCCACCGATGAGGTTCGTGCCCTGCTTGATGAGTATGCAGATGCAGTGAAAGATGAGGAAGGGTTTTCCGTGTCTAAGTAA
- a CDS encoding GNAT family N-acetyltransferase — translation MYYTYTSQKYYQLHSEKAENGWSFCLKEETFETPFVKEIEEEIFEPYKEGSEVYLADWDGEEAAIMVIQEMGWNHTLLIHDLYVKSGFQRLGIGNSLIAAAKKRANELNVRSIMLETQTSNYPAVQFYLRNDFDMIGFNTISYSNDDVNNKEVRIEMAYLPEERK, via the coding sequence GTGTATTATACCTATACATCTCAAAAATATTATCAGCTACATAGTGAAAAAGCAGAAAATGGCTGGAGTTTTTGTTTAAAGGAAGAAACGTTTGAAACACCTTTTGTAAAAGAGATAGAGGAAGAAATTTTTGAACCTTATAAAGAAGGATCTGAAGTCTATCTGGCAGACTGGGATGGAGAAGAAGCTGCCATTATGGTGATTCAGGAAATGGGATGGAATCATACTTTGTTGATTCATGATTTGTATGTTAAATCCGGGTTTCAACGACTTGGAATTGGTAATAGCTTAATCGCGGCAGCGAAGAAAAGAGCTAATGAATTGAATGTCAGGTCCATCATGTTGGAAACGCAGACTTCCAATTACCCTGCTGTACAGTTTTACTTGAGAAATGACTTTGACATGATAGGTTTCAATACCATTTCCTATTCAAATGATGATGTTAATAACAAGGAAGTGCGCATTGAAATGGCCTACCTTCCAGAAGAACGCAAATAA